Sequence from the Notamacropus eugenii isolate mMacEug1 chromosome 6, mMacEug1.pri_v2, whole genome shotgun sequence genome:
CCAAAGGAGCCCAGTAAGGCACCAACTCCCAAGAGACCTCATGGAAGACCAAAGGGGACCAAGAACAACGGGGCTGTGAAAGGCTGTAAAAGTACCATTGCACCAGGGAGGAAACCAAAAGGCAGACccaaaaagctggaaaaagaagaggaagaagggatatCCCAGGagtcttcagaggaggataagTAACCAAGTCTGCTTATACCTTGCTAACTCATTCtccttgatgatgatgatgatgatgatgatgatgatgatgatgatgacaactgcAGCAGCCCTTTCATTCTGGGACTAGATAGAAAAATGTTGATCTTTAAATCCCCATTTTTCTTCCCccacctttcctttccctcaatcCATCCTTCCTGGTTTTATTAATCAGAGAAATAACAGCTCTAGCTGGGACAAATGCTTCCCCATACACACATTGGATATATATACACTAACCCTGGCCACCCTAGAAAGGATAGTGCTGGGCAGGGTAAAGCAGACAGCAGGGCgtgttccctccctcctccctcctacaTCCATCCACCCTTTCTCAGGATTGGGATTTCTTTTATATTCCTCCTTCCCTGGATAGAACTAACCTTTTGATTTAACTGCCAAcacctgtttctttttctctgccctcccccccccatgGGACCAGAGGTCCTGTCTTCCCTTCacccctctcccctaccccaacTCAAAATCATTTGAGAGGGAAGGACAGCTGTGTGAGTATCTTGATCCTAAGAGCTCAGCTGTAATGAATTGTATATGGAGATATTCTGTCCCACCCCACTCCTTCTTTCTACCTTCTACCCAGTCAGGATTGATCCCAagagtggaggtgggagcagagaTT
This genomic interval carries:
- the LOC140511419 gene encoding high mobility group protein HMG-I/HMG-Y-like; translation: MSEFGSKSSQSLASKQEKDGSEKREWGQPRKQSPKEPSKAPTPKRPHGRPKGTKNNGAVKGCKSTIAPGRKPKGRPKKLEKEEEEGISQESSEEDK